From Chloracidobacterium thermophilum B:
CGATGAAGGTGGTACTAGCGCGGCGCTGGGGAAGTGACTGGCGCATGACGTAGGGGGATAACATGGTGTGCTGACTGACTTCTCAGGAACAATGATTCATTTACTTTTGGATGGCTGCTTGGCTGTGGGCGAGGGGCGCAGGAGGTCTGAAACCGTTACCCGAATGGTCGGAGGGAGAATGGCCACTTCTTCCAGGCGCTCCAGAGGAGCCGCCGGGCGCACCTGGATGCGGTGGAGTCCGGCACCGGAGCCACGTTCGACCGTCTCCACAGTACCGATGATAAGTCCCTTCGGATACACACCGTCGAGACCGCTTGTGAGTACCATCTCGCCTTCGCTGACATCTGTCAGGCCGGAGACATTATCCAACCGGCACAGCGGCTGATTCTGCCCGCGCAGTTCGCCATTCACCCGTGATACGGCCAGGGTCGCACCCAGTCCGGCCTGCCCGTCGGCAATGGTCTGTACCACGGCCACGTTTGGGCCGACGGCCACCACCCGCCCGACCAGCCCCTGGGGCGTGACGACCGGTGCATTGATGAGCACCCCATCCAGCGAGCCTTTGTCGAGCAGGATTTGCCGGAACCACGGAGTGCCGTCGCCACCAATGACATTGGCCACAACCGTCGGCGCCGGCGCAGACTGCTTCAGGGCCAGCAGTTCGCGCAACCGCTGCCCGTCCAACGCCTCGCGCTCGCGCTCCACCAGCAGCCGCCGCAGGCGATCATTTTCGGCCTGCAAACGCTGGTTGGCGGCATAGACCCCGCGTAGGTCCACATATCCCTTCCAGGCGGATACCACCGTTGTGATCACGGCATCAGACGCCTTCTGGAGCGGCTGGAGTACCGTCAGAAGCGCCACCCGCGGCAGGCTTTGTCCGAGGGTACGGGCACGGGCATGGAGGGACATCAGCAGAAACTGCGCCAGAAGCAAACCGGCCACGAGCAAGGCAACCCGGCGCGCCGGGTCGAGCTTCTGCAATGGAGAGGGCAAGTGCAACATCCGGCCCCCAGGCTCAGTTGGCAATCATGTGCTTGGCGTAAGCGCCTCCCAGACTCACCCGTTTGAGCAGCTCAAAGTCACCCAACATCTTGCCGGTGCCAAGCACAACGGACGACAGCGGGTTTTCAGCCAGGGTCACAGGAACGCGCGTTTCCTTCATCAGAAGTTTGTCAAGGCCCTTGAGCAACGCTCCACCACCGGTCAGGACAATCCCCCGGTCGGCAATATCGGCTGAGAGTTCCGGTGGCGTTCGTTCCAGCGCCACCCGCACCGCGTTGACGATGGTAGCAATCGGCTCCGCCATGGCCTCACGCACTTCCTCGTCAGAAATCGTGATCGTTTTGGGAATCCCCTCGATAAGGTCACGTCCGCGAATCTCCATCGTGAGACGCTCTTCCAAACGGTACGCCGACCCCAACTCGATTTTGACCTGCTCGGCCGTCCGTTCGCCGATGAGCAGGTTGTACTTGCGCTTGATGAACTGGGCGATGGCTTCGTCGAGTTCGTTGCCTGCCACCCGCACGGCACGGGAATACACAATGCCGGAAAGCGAAATCACGGCAATGTCGGTTGTACCGCCGCCGATGTCCACAATCATGTTGCCGTATGGTTCGGTGATGGGCAGCCCTGCGCCAATGGCCGCGGCCATGGCTTCCTCGACCAGATACACCTCCGCTGCCCGCGCCCGGTAAGCAGCATCTTCAACCGCCCGCAGTTCAACTTGGGTAATCTCACCCGGCACGCCGATGACCACCCGTGGCGACACCCACGACTTCCCGTTGTGCGCACGCCGGATGAAGTGCTGGAGCATTTTCTCGGTCACTTCAAAATCGGCGATAACGCCATCTTTCATCGGGCGAATCGCCACGATGTTCCCCGGCGTCCGCCCAATCATTTCCTTGGCTTCCTTACCAACGGCCTCAACCTGGTGGGTGATCTTGTTGATGGCGACAATGGATGGCTCACTGACAACAACCCCACGGCCTTTGGCATACACCAGCGTGTTGGCCGTTCCCAGGTCAATCGCCAGGTCATTGGAAAAGTAGTTGAAGATAGAACGCAGTTTCATCAGTTAAACGTATCATTCCCAGCCAACAGGTTCAGAGCGGCCATGACAGCGCGCCCAAGCGCAGCTTTTGGCGAGGCCCACCGGAGGGCCCGACTTCTCAAAACACTGCCCTTGAAAGCTTGTTCACTTTTGAACCATTGTCAAGAAACGCAGCGCCCCAAGTTCGGAATTTTTCCGACTGTCAGCCCTCCAACCAGCCGGGAAGCAGCGGCCCATAGACCACGGTGGGCGAAGCCCATGCGATCTCCCTGGCCAAAGCCTGCCCAGGGGCGGTCAAGCTCAGCGGGTGACAACTTTTTCACCTCGCCGCCCACGAGCGTCTGTAGCGACAATGCGAAATGTTTGGCCGGGCAGAATAATGGAGAACCGCCCATCACCGTCCACAGGGGCAACGCGCCCGTTGATGCGGATTTCCGCCCCCGGTTCGGTTTCTCCTGCAACTTTGTAGATACCAGCCGCAACCCGTGCGACCTGTACCTTCTCTATGTAGATAGGCGTGTCAGATACTCCTGGCTGCCGGGGAACAAACGTCAGGCGGTACTCCTCGCTCCACACGCCAGGACGCCCATCCCGCGCCACGGCCCGCACCCGCCACCAGTACGTGCCGCTCTGCGAGTTGACGTTCCACGTGAACCCAGGCGTAGCAGTATCTTTCTCAAAAACCAGGGCGCGGTCGAGAAAGTATTGAGAGCTGGCAACTTGGAGCTGGTAATAGGGAGCGTCCGTCACCGTCCCCCAGGCAAAGGTCACCGGCAGCGGCTTGCCATACTCCAGTGGGATAATGGAGGCATTTTCCGGCAATGCCGGACGGGGCGGCGACAACAGGGTGTATTCCCCCACTTTCTGATCCCGGTCATACTCCACAGTTGTGTTGGTACGGATACTTTCCGTCACGCCCCGGTCGGTCGTCGAGCGGAGTTCCCCGCGCTCCACACTGACCCGCACCCGCTCGCCCTCCACGTTGACTTCGGCACTGGAGTTCTGCGTTACGCTGAACTTGATATTCTTCGATGCCAGCTCGTTGACATCCTCTGCCGTCTGAATGGTCCCCGTGCTGATATTGACCGTGCC
This genomic window contains:
- the mreC gene encoding rod shape-determining protein MreC gives rise to the protein MPSPLQKLDPARRVALLVAGLLLAQFLLMSLHARARTLGQSLPRVALLTVLQPLQKASDAVITTVVSAWKGYVDLRGVYAANQRLQAENDRLRRLLVEREREALDGQRLRELLALKQSAPAPTVVANVIGGDGTPWFRQILLDKGSLDGVLINAPVVTPQGLVGRVVAVGPNVAVVQTIADGQAGLGATLAVSRVNGELRGQNQPLCRLDNVSGLTDVSEGEMVLTSGLDGVYPKGLIIGTVETVERGSGAGLHRIQVRPAAPLERLEEVAILPPTIRVTVSDLLRPSPTAKQPSKSK
- a CDS encoding rod shape-determining protein → MKLRSIFNYFSNDLAIDLGTANTLVYAKGRGVVVSEPSIVAINKITHQVEAVGKEAKEMIGRTPGNIVAIRPMKDGVIADFEVTEKMLQHFIRRAHNGKSWVSPRVVIGVPGEITQVELRAVEDAAYRARAAEVYLVEEAMAAAIGAGLPITEPYGNMIVDIGGGTTDIAVISLSGIVYSRAVRVAGNELDEAIAQFIKRKYNLLIGERTAEQVKIELGSAYRLEERLTMEIRGRDLIEGIPKTITISDEEVREAMAEPIATIVNAVRVALERTPPELSADIADRGIVLTGGGALLKGLDKLLMKETRVPVTLAENPLSSVVLGTGKMLGDFELLKRVSLGGAYAKHMIAN
- a CDS encoding Ig-like domain-containing protein, whose protein sequence is MYVQPGNKNAASTKFKRPIVEWYLISRRTLYQIIAGFLLLVGAIVGLYLWKRHQEALAGQFETQGARLVQVLGTVNIKRARTNQLEPATPNTILEPGDVIYTASDGAAVIQYVDRSVLKMKSDSTVMVQENAKNAKTDQQVVRNRVEGGTVNISTGTIQTAEDVNELASKNIKFSVTQNSSAEVNVEGERVRVSVERGELRSTTDRGVTESIRTNTTVEYDRDQKVGEYTLLSPPRPALPENASIIPLEYGKPLPVTFAWGTVTDAPYYQLQVASSQYFLDRALVFEKDTATPGFTWNVNSQSGTYWWRVRAVARDGRPGVWSEEYRLTFVPRQPGVSDTPIYIEKVQVARVAAGIYKVAGETEPGAEIRINGRVAPVDGDGRFSIILPGQTFRIVATDARGRRGEKVVTR